The following coding sequences lie in one Anguilla rostrata isolate EN2019 chromosome 8, ASM1855537v3, whole genome shotgun sequence genomic window:
- the LOC135260832 gene encoding peptidase inhibitor 15-like, whose translation MYPPVVHKDAKRIRMVEVCFSFLLLLCIAIGASAAARIDKSNSSSSASNFSDLGGNVDHRTEQATVAKTRRRRYISQNDMIEILDYHNQVRANVFPPASNMEYMVWDEGLAQSAEAWAATCIWDHGPQHLLRFLGQNLSVRTGRYQSILQLVKPWYDEVRDYVFPYPRDCNPQCPLRCYGPMCTHYTQMVWATSNRVGCAVHTCHNMYVWGAVWRRATYLVCNYSPKGNWIGEAPYRVGVPCSECPSSYGGSCSNNMCFPAVTSNYLYWFK comes from the exons ATGTATCCACCTGTCGTTCACAAAGACGCAAAAAGAATAAGGATGGTTGAAGTGTGCTTTTCgtttttgctgctgttgtgcatCGCCATCGGAGCAAGTGCAGCCGCAAGAATCGATAAATCCAACTCCTCATCCTCAGCGAGTAATTTCTCTGACCTCGGCGGCAACGTGGATCACCGGACGGAGCAGGCGACTGTCGCCAAGACCAGACGGAGGCGTTACATTTCCCAAAACGACATGATTGAGATTCTAGATTATCACAACCAAGTTCGAGCAAACGTTTTCCCGCCTGCCTCAAACATGGAGTACATG GTGTGGGACGAGGGTCTGGCGCAATCAGCCGAGGCCTGGGCTGCCACCTGCATCTGGGATCACGGACCACAGCATCTCCTGAGATTCCTGGGTCAGAACCTCTCTGTCCGGACAGGACG GTACCAGTCCATCCTTCAGCTGGTGAAACCGTGGTACGATGAGGTCAGGGACTACGTTTTCCCGTACCCTCGGGACTGCAACCCCCAGTGTCCTTTGCGGTGCTATGGACCAATGTGCACGCACTACACGCAG ATGGTGTGGGCAACGTCAAACAGAGTTGGCTGTGCAGTTCATACCTGCCataatatgtatgtgtggggCGCGGTTTGGAGGAGGGCAACTTACCTCGTGTGCAATTACTCTCCGAA AGGGAACTGGATTGGAGAGGCTCCTTACAGAGTTGGCGTTCCCTGCTCTGAGTGCCCTTCCAGCTATGGGGGCTCATGCAGCAACAACATGTGCTTTCCTGCAGTGACCTCAAACTACCTGTACTGGTTCAAATAA